One genomic segment of Pseudomonas sp. RU47 includes these proteins:
- a CDS encoding VF530 family protein, whose translation MNEQTPDPLHGVTLEQILNALVSHYEWSGLAERIDIRCFKSDPSIKSSLTFLRKTPWAREKVERLYVKLMRTKRPL comes from the coding sequence ATGAACGAACAAACCCCCGATCCGCTGCACGGCGTGACCCTCGAACAGATCCTCAATGCGCTGGTGAGCCATTACGAATGGTCGGGGCTGGCCGAGCGCATCGATATTCGCTGCTTCAAGAGTGATCCGAGCATCAAGTCGAGCCTCACGTTTCTGCGCAAAACCCCGTGGGCGCGGGAAAAGGTCGAGCGTCTGTACGTGAAGTTGATGCGCACCAAGCGACCGCTTTGA
- a CDS encoding Pr6Pr family membrane protein, giving the protein MGVVWRRRLITCAAVLGWAGLGIQLYLIFFARLSVGASLLGGLVSVFSYFTILTNTLVATVLTCAVTARESAARRWFLQPWVSSGIAVSIAVVGLAYSILLRHLWHPEGWQFVADELLHDVMPLLFLGYWWACVPKGTLRWWHLPVWLIYPLVYFIYALLRGHLLGAYAYPFIDVAVLGYPQVLINAGGILLGFVGIGLVVIGLDRWRFARS; this is encoded by the coding sequence ATGGGCGTCGTCTGGCGGCGACGCCTGATCACCTGCGCAGCCGTCTTGGGCTGGGCCGGATTGGGCATTCAGCTGTACCTGATTTTCTTCGCACGCTTGAGTGTCGGCGCCAGCCTGTTGGGCGGGTTGGTGAGTGTTTTCAGTTACTTCACGATTCTGACCAATACGCTGGTGGCGACGGTGCTGACCTGTGCCGTGACTGCGCGCGAATCCGCTGCGCGCCGCTGGTTTTTGCAGCCGTGGGTCAGCAGTGGGATTGCCGTGAGCATTGCTGTGGTCGGACTGGCCTACAGCATTTTGCTGCGGCATTTGTGGCATCCCGAAGGTTGGCAATTTGTCGCCGATGAACTGCTGCACGACGTGATGCCGCTGCTGTTTCTGGGCTATTGGTGGGCGTGCGTACCCAAGGGCACTTTGCGCTGGTGGCATCTGCCGGTGTGGCTGATTTATCCGCTGGTGTATTTCATCTACGCCTTGCTGCGCGGGCATTTGCTCGGCGCGTACGCGTACCCGTTCATTGATGTGGCGGTGTTGGGTTATCCACAGGTGCTGATCAATGCCGGGGGGATATTGCTGGGGTTTGTGGGGATTGGCTTGGTGGTCATTGGTCTCGACCGCTGGAGATTTGCACGAAGTTAA